The following are encoded in a window of Castanea sativa cultivar Marrone di Chiusa Pesio chromosome 5, ASM4071231v1 genomic DNA:
- the LOC142637073 gene encoding uncharacterized protein LOC142637073, translated as MQQQLGRVRVMVGALLRPAQTLSLSLTQIRGPVSHHEHEQLRFMAIKPPTRAAVHGTRLPVAETLNREELEAEINKRKEEKENKRKEVEKAVDSQLKLSDHDSSNKSPVD; from the exons ATGCAGCAGCAGCTGGGAAGAGTGAGAGTCATGGTTGGGGCGTTGTTGAGGCCGGCTCAGACTCTGAGTCTGAGTCTGACTCAGATTCGTGGCCCTGTCAGCCACCATGAACATGAGCAACTGCGGTTCATGGCAATTAAACCGCCCACACGTGCTGCAGTTCATGGAACAAGGCTGCCCGTCGCGGAGACCCTCAAC AGAGAGGAATTGGAAGCGGAGATTaacaaaaggaaagaagagaaagaaaacaagagaAAAGAGGTGGAGAAGGCTGTGGACTCCCAACTCAAACTCTCCGATCATGACTCTTCTAATAAATCTCCTGTTGattga
- the LOC142636951 gene encoding uncharacterized protein LOC142636951 isoform X2 translates to MPLLEIAAAQPAFQSHLCMHRARICSHGKLSSTSFTLANEKSLSCAWKSLGLAKELFFSVKHLEVQRGRLRINAVATLETKGLVQNENGQKGYDVSQVGANSSLPTIQLVEDSNELDERERLRRMRISKANKGNTPWNKGRKHSAETLQRIKERTKLAMQDPKVKMKLMNLGHAQSEETRMKIAVGVRMGWQRRRERLMVQENCSFEWQNLIAEASRRGFVGEVELQWDSYKILNEQLKQEWVESVERRKMMDRPKGSKRAPKSLEQRRKIAEAISAKWADPDYRNRVCSGLAKYHGIEPGAERKSRRRPSDGTRMSKRSPMKKKDSDMSNSSEGEAKIQNQRLRLRRNNAPHYKDPLASSKLEMIKNIRAKRAVVETKKTEAIERARLLIAEAEKAAKALEIAATKSPIARASLMETRKLIAEAIQSIESIETGQISSHENGSFPSIASDDLISQVDKDSSAKIEVLNHADLREVNGTPIVPSKDDDDFNFSKFALHELLNNEEELLPSSFSGSGSSPFGFDSLMKQSCSKNDLDQAEPNGYGEYRKDTLLNGTEVESLKEETPKLVPVTKKWVRGRLIEVAEEV, encoded by the exons ATGCCTTTACTAG AGATTGCTGCTGCGCAGCCTGCCTTCCAAAGTCATTTGTGTATGCACAGGGCTCGAATTTGTAGTCATGGTAAACTATCATCAACTTCATTTACCTTGGCGAATGAGAAAAGTTTGTCCTGTGCTTGGAAATCCTTGGGCTTAGCTAAAGAACTGTTCTTTAGTGTGAAGCACCTTGAGGTACAAAGGGGTAGACTCCGAATCAATGCAGTTGCTACTCTTGAGACCAAAGGATTGGTTCAGAATGAAAATGGACAGAAGGGTTATGATGTTTCACAGGTTGGTGCCAATTCAAGTCTCCCGACAATTCAACTTGTTGAAGACTCAAACGAATTAGATGAGAGGGAGAGGTTGAGAAGAATGAGAATATCTAAAGCAAATAAGGGGAACACGCCATGGAACAAAGGCAGGAAGCACAGTGCTG AAACCCTTCAACGGATCAAAGAGAGAACAAAGCTCGCAATGCAGGATCCTAAG GTCAAAATGAAGTTAATGAACCTTGGACATGCTCAGAG CGAAGAGACAAGGATGAAAATTGCAGTTGGAGTGCGAATGGGGTGGCAAAGGCGACGAGAGAGGCTCATGGTGCAGGAAAATTGCTCCTTTGAGTGGCAGAACCTGATTGCAGAAGCTTCTAGACGAGGCTTTGTTGGTGAGGTAGAGCTGCAGTGGGATTCCTACAAGATCTTGAATGAGCAGCTCAAGCAAGAGTGGGTGGAGAGTGTTGAACGAAGGAAAATGATGGATAGACCGAAAGGTAGCAAGAGAGCACCTAAGTCCCTTGAGCAAAGGAGGAAAATTGCAGAAGCCATCTCTGCAAAATGGGCTGATCCT GATTACCGTAATCGGGTTTGCTCTGGCTTGGCTAAATATCATGGCATAGAACCTGGTGCCGAAAGAAAGTCAAGGAGGAGGCCAAGTGATGGTACACGGATGTCTAAGAGGAGCCCtatgaagaagaaagatagTGATATGAGTAACTCTTCTGAGGGTGAGGCTAAAATCCAAAATCAGCGTTTAAGGTTGAGGAGAAATAATGCACCCCATTACAAAGATCCCCTGGCGAGTTCTAAGCTGGAGATGATAAAAAACATCAGAGCAAAGAGAGCAGTTGTAGAAACAAAGAAAACGGAAGCCATTGAACGAGCAAG GCTATTGATTGCGGAAGCGGAGAAGGCTGCCAAGGCCCTTGAGATTGCTGCAACAAAGAGCCCTATTGCTCGAGCTTCCCTAATGGAAACCAGAAAACTTATAGCTGAAGCAATCCAATCGATTGAATCCATAGAGACTGGTCAGATCAGTTCCCATGAGAATGGCAGTTTCCCTTCTATTGCCTCAGACGATCTGATTAGCCAAGTTGATAAGGATTCAAGTGCaaaaattgaagttctaaaCCATGCAGACCTGAGAGAAGTAAATGGGACTCCAATCGTGCCAAGCAAGGACGACGACGACTTCAACTTCAGCAAGTTTGCCTTACATGAGTTACTGAATAATGAGGAGGAACTTCTTCCATCAAGCTTCAGTGGTTCTGGTTCGTCCCCGTTTGGTTTTGATAGTCTAATGAAGCAATCATGTTCGAAGAATGACTTGGACCAGGCAGAACCAAATGGCTATGGTGAGTATCGAAAAGACACTCTATTAAATGGAACCGAGGTTGAGTCCCTGAAAGAGGAAACACCTAAATTGGTTCCCGTAACCAAAAAATGGGTTCGTGGGAGGCTTATTGAAGTGGCAGAAGAAGTTTAG
- the LOC142636951 gene encoding uncharacterized protein LOC142636951 isoform X1 — MPLLAEIAAAQPAFQSHLCMHRARICSHGKLSSTSFTLANEKSLSCAWKSLGLAKELFFSVKHLEVQRGRLRINAVATLETKGLVQNENGQKGYDVSQVGANSSLPTIQLVEDSNELDERERLRRMRISKANKGNTPWNKGRKHSAETLQRIKERTKLAMQDPKVKMKLMNLGHAQSEETRMKIAVGVRMGWQRRRERLMVQENCSFEWQNLIAEASRRGFVGEVELQWDSYKILNEQLKQEWVESVERRKMMDRPKGSKRAPKSLEQRRKIAEAISAKWADPDYRNRVCSGLAKYHGIEPGAERKSRRRPSDGTRMSKRSPMKKKDSDMSNSSEGEAKIQNQRLRLRRNNAPHYKDPLASSKLEMIKNIRAKRAVVETKKTEAIERARLLIAEAEKAAKALEIAATKSPIARASLMETRKLIAEAIQSIESIETGQISSHENGSFPSIASDDLISQVDKDSSAKIEVLNHADLREVNGTPIVPSKDDDDFNFSKFALHELLNNEEELLPSSFSGSGSSPFGFDSLMKQSCSKNDLDQAEPNGYGEYRKDTLLNGTEVESLKEETPKLVPVTKKWVRGRLIEVAEEV; from the exons ATGCCTTTACTAG CAGAGATTGCTGCTGCGCAGCCTGCCTTCCAAAGTCATTTGTGTATGCACAGGGCTCGAATTTGTAGTCATGGTAAACTATCATCAACTTCATTTACCTTGGCGAATGAGAAAAGTTTGTCCTGTGCTTGGAAATCCTTGGGCTTAGCTAAAGAACTGTTCTTTAGTGTGAAGCACCTTGAGGTACAAAGGGGTAGACTCCGAATCAATGCAGTTGCTACTCTTGAGACCAAAGGATTGGTTCAGAATGAAAATGGACAGAAGGGTTATGATGTTTCACAGGTTGGTGCCAATTCAAGTCTCCCGACAATTCAACTTGTTGAAGACTCAAACGAATTAGATGAGAGGGAGAGGTTGAGAAGAATGAGAATATCTAAAGCAAATAAGGGGAACACGCCATGGAACAAAGGCAGGAAGCACAGTGCTG AAACCCTTCAACGGATCAAAGAGAGAACAAAGCTCGCAATGCAGGATCCTAAG GTCAAAATGAAGTTAATGAACCTTGGACATGCTCAGAG CGAAGAGACAAGGATGAAAATTGCAGTTGGAGTGCGAATGGGGTGGCAAAGGCGACGAGAGAGGCTCATGGTGCAGGAAAATTGCTCCTTTGAGTGGCAGAACCTGATTGCAGAAGCTTCTAGACGAGGCTTTGTTGGTGAGGTAGAGCTGCAGTGGGATTCCTACAAGATCTTGAATGAGCAGCTCAAGCAAGAGTGGGTGGAGAGTGTTGAACGAAGGAAAATGATGGATAGACCGAAAGGTAGCAAGAGAGCACCTAAGTCCCTTGAGCAAAGGAGGAAAATTGCAGAAGCCATCTCTGCAAAATGGGCTGATCCT GATTACCGTAATCGGGTTTGCTCTGGCTTGGCTAAATATCATGGCATAGAACCTGGTGCCGAAAGAAAGTCAAGGAGGAGGCCAAGTGATGGTACACGGATGTCTAAGAGGAGCCCtatgaagaagaaagatagTGATATGAGTAACTCTTCTGAGGGTGAGGCTAAAATCCAAAATCAGCGTTTAAGGTTGAGGAGAAATAATGCACCCCATTACAAAGATCCCCTGGCGAGTTCTAAGCTGGAGATGATAAAAAACATCAGAGCAAAGAGAGCAGTTGTAGAAACAAAGAAAACGGAAGCCATTGAACGAGCAAG GCTATTGATTGCGGAAGCGGAGAAGGCTGCCAAGGCCCTTGAGATTGCTGCAACAAAGAGCCCTATTGCTCGAGCTTCCCTAATGGAAACCAGAAAACTTATAGCTGAAGCAATCCAATCGATTGAATCCATAGAGACTGGTCAGATCAGTTCCCATGAGAATGGCAGTTTCCCTTCTATTGCCTCAGACGATCTGATTAGCCAAGTTGATAAGGATTCAAGTGCaaaaattgaagttctaaaCCATGCAGACCTGAGAGAAGTAAATGGGACTCCAATCGTGCCAAGCAAGGACGACGACGACTTCAACTTCAGCAAGTTTGCCTTACATGAGTTACTGAATAATGAGGAGGAACTTCTTCCATCAAGCTTCAGTGGTTCTGGTTCGTCCCCGTTTGGTTTTGATAGTCTAATGAAGCAATCATGTTCGAAGAATGACTTGGACCAGGCAGAACCAAATGGCTATGGTGAGTATCGAAAAGACACTCTATTAAATGGAACCGAGGTTGAGTCCCTGAAAGAGGAAACACCTAAATTGGTTCCCGTAACCAAAAAATGGGTTCGTGGGAGGCTTATTGAAGTGGCAGAAGAAGTTTAG